A region from the Hydrogenimonas sp. genome encodes:
- a CDS encoding heme d1 biosynthesis protein NirJ, whose product MFRLSNLIRSVTEGKKERSLDGSIIIWNFTNRCNLACHHCYSYADPNSEDFLSTEFILNSIPELKKAGIKFVIFSGGEPLIRRDIFDIADAMRKQGIMTYLSTNGLYVSEKSVDRIIETFNYIGISIDGIEEVHDRFRGMEGAYRKSLDAISLIQKHGGNAGIRFTITNETKESFYPIFELAEKIGVDKIYISHLVYSGRGLDNLKIDISKEERRKYVEFIIDKAFEYIEEGRDIDIVTGNMEMDAILFLEKFAKRYPALKDEMARRLVKWGGNSAGMKLGNIDWLGRVKPDPFFPFIIGNMTERPFSEIWCDGENEMLARLREHPRKLEGKCSDCGVIDICNGGSRSRAYAIHGDLWAEDPSCYLNEEETLRKKRNVISKSTIS is encoded by the coding sequence ATGTTCAGGCTCTCTAATCTTATCAGATCGGTTACGGAAGGCAAAAAAGAGCGCTCCCTGGACGGGAGCATAATAATCTGGAACTTCACCAACCGGTGCAATCTCGCCTGTCACCACTGTTACAGCTATGCAGACCCCAACTCGGAAGACTTTTTGAGTACCGAGTTCATCCTAAATTCGATTCCGGAACTGAAAAAAGCCGGAATAAAATTTGTAATCTTCTCCGGCGGGGAGCCTCTGATCAGAAGAGATATTTTCGATATTGCCGATGCGATGCGAAAGCAGGGCATCATGACCTACCTCTCTACGAACGGTCTTTATGTCAGTGAAAAGAGTGTCGACAGAATAATCGAAACGTTTAACTATATCGGAATCAGCATAGACGGTATAGAGGAGGTGCACGACAGATTTAGAGGAATGGAGGGTGCCTATAGGAAGAGTCTCGATGCGATTTCTCTGATACAGAAGCACGGCGGAAACGCGGGAATTCGCTTTACCATCACCAACGAGACGAAAGAGAGTTTCTACCCGATTTTCGAACTCGCGGAAAAGATAGGGGTGGATAAGATATACATATCGCATCTTGTCTACAGCGGCAGGGGGCTGGACAACCTGAAGATAGATATCTCCAAAGAGGAGCGCCGGAAGTATGTCGAATTTATAATCGACAAGGCCTTCGAGTATATCGAGGAGGGCAGAGATATCGATATAGTGACCGGAAATATGGAGATGGATGCGATTCTCTTTCTGGAGAAGTTCGCAAAGAGGTATCCGGCGCTGAAGGATGAGATGGCCCGCCGCCTAGTCAAATGGGGCGGAAACAGTGCTGGTATGAAGCTTGGCAATATAGACTGGCTCGGCCGGGTGAAACCCGACCCCTTTTTCCCGTTTATCATAGGAAATATGACAGAGCGCCCTTTCAGCGAAATATGGTGTGACGGTGAGAATGAGATGCTGGCGAGGCTAAGAGAACATCCAAGAAAACTGGAGGGAAAATGTTCCGATTGCGGTGTCATAGATATCTGCAACGGAGGATCGAGAAGCAGAGCCTACGCCATTCACGGAGATCTATGGGCGGAGGACCCGTCATGCTATCTCAATGAAGAAGAGACGTTACGCAAAAAGCGTAACGTCATCTCGAAATCTACGATTTCGTAG
- a CDS encoding uroporphyrinogen-III methyltransferase: MGKVYLTGAGPGDIDLLTVKALRVVKEADVIIYDRLANPDILKEAKPGCEFVYVGKQDGRHTLPQDQINEVIYRKAMEHEKVVRLKGGDPLVFGRGGEEAKYLRERGVEFEFIPGVTSAISVPAYAGIPVTHRGVAVSFKVVTGHETPDKKHSQVDWESMKADETVIFLMGLHNLKNIAENLIKVGRPEDTPCAVISKGTTPEQKSVTGTLENIHSKVKEAGIETPALIVVGRVVELKEDLEWIEESKEGE; this comes from the coding sequence ATGGGCAAAGTCTATCTTACCGGTGCCGGACCAGGAGATATCGATCTTTTGACGGTCAAAGCGCTCAGGGTGGTCAAGGAGGCGGATGTGATAATCTACGACCGTCTGGCGAACCCGGATATTCTTAAAGAGGCGAAGCCCGGATGCGAATTCGTATATGTGGGCAAGCAGGACGGCCGCCATACGCTTCCGCAGGATCAGATAAACGAGGTGATCTACCGAAAAGCGATGGAGCACGAGAAGGTAGTGCGTCTCAAAGGGGGCGATCCGCTGGTATTCGGCAGGGGCGGGGAAGAGGCGAAGTATCTTCGTGAAAGAGGCGTGGAGTTCGAGTTTATCCCTGGTGTGACATCGGCCATATCGGTTCCGGCATATGCCGGAATACCGGTTACACATCGCGGTGTAGCCGTCTCTTTCAAGGTCGTTACCGGCCATGAAACACCGGATAAAAAGCATTCACAGGTAGATTGGGAGTCGATGAAGGCCGATGAGACCGTCATATTTCTTATGGGGCTGCACAATCTCAAAAACATCGCCGAAAATCTGATAAAAGTAGGTAGGCCGGAAGATACGCCGTGTGCGGTTATCAGCAAAGGCACCACACCTGAGCAGAAGAGTGTTACCGGGACTCTTGAAAATATCCACTCTAAGGTGAAAGAGGCGGGAATCGAGACTCCAGCGCTTATCGTAGTGGGGAGAGTGGTCGAACTCAAAGAGGATCTGGAGTGGATAGAGGAGTCGAAAGAGGGAGAGTGA
- a CDS encoding oxidoreductase, short chain dehydrogenase/reductase family, whose product MKPERVVLVTGSGSGMGRESVRFLAQKGFKVYAATRYPEKLAGVFEGDVTVIPLDVADPGSVEEAFGGIERLDVLVNNAGYGLVSTVEDMDEKQMFDQFNVNVFGVLRVTKHAIPLMRRERSGVIVNISSFLGKIGLPLLTMYNATKYAVEGVTDSLRYELSDFNIRVHSIMPGFFDTRFARENLVTNAQTFDAKSPYAQLVSNLAPQIVEQINRGNDAKEVAELIYRIIEDEKFPARVTAGDKASKFIPMRKELSDEDFERRVREYYNL is encoded by the coding sequence ATGAAACCGGAAAGAGTCGTACTTGTTACCGGGTCTGGAAGCGGTATGGGGAGAGAGAGTGTCCGTTTTCTGGCGCAAAAAGGGTTCAAGGTCTATGCCGCTACCCGCTATCCGGAAAAGCTAGCCGGGGTTTTCGAAGGTGACGTCACCGTAATCCCTCTCGATGTAGCAGACCCCGGGAGTGTGGAAGAGGCTTTCGGGGGTATCGAACGGCTGGATGTTCTTGTCAACAATGCCGGGTACGGCCTTGTCTCGACCGTCGAAGATATGGATGAAAAGCAGATGTTCGACCAGTTCAATGTAAACGTTTTCGGAGTTCTCAGGGTCACGAAACATGCTATCCCTCTAATGAGAAGGGAGAGGTCGGGCGTAATAGTGAATATAAGTTCGTTCCTGGGAAAGATCGGGCTCCCGCTTCTTACAATGTACAATGCCACGAAGTATGCCGTCGAAGGAGTTACCGACTCCCTGAGATATGAGCTTTCAGATTTCAATATCCGTGTCCACTCCATAATGCCCGGCTTTTTCGATACACGGTTCGCCAGGGAAAATCTCGTGACCAACGCGCAGACTTTTGACGCGAAATCGCCCTATGCACAGCTGGTTTCGAACCTTGCTCCGCAGATAGTGGAGCAGATCAACCGCGGAAACGATGCGAAAGAGGTAGCGGAGCTGATATACCGGATAATAGAGGATGAAAAGTTCCCCGCAAGGGTGACGGCCGGCGACAAGGCGAGTAAATTCATACCTATGCGCAAAGAGCTTAGCGATGAAGATTTCGAGCGCCGTGTCAGGGAGTACTACAATCTCTGA
- a CDS encoding transcriptional regulator, AraC family: MESLFFNIGDKRYKTTRLYEKGKQHITRVDISNGIVFFDICLSEHGKRSFDIKNLDRMVVITVVKEGGFTIRQKGSEKVLSSGRDEVNIYCSSRQDFVLTIEASRRSDIFVLCIADFFLKRYLSLNRNEPIDFLYEKIQGEIGAELVDSKPLDALTLHIIDKIIDTRHQQRLHSIKCEHSVIEFMIHRFSLICLVDENIDSDELEIAHEAQKYLLNNFVKPPTIPELAHICATNETKLKRAFKKVYKTTIGGYIRKLRLERANLLLKDRMISIGEVAREVGYNHQGYFGRLFFEAYGIYPKDLK; encoded by the coding sequence ATGGAGAGTCTCTTTTTCAACATAGGCGACAAGAGGTACAAGACTACCAGGCTTTACGAGAAGGGGAAACAGCATATCACAAGGGTCGATATCTCAAACGGTATAGTATTTTTCGATATCTGCCTCAGTGAGCATGGGAAGCGCAGTTTCGATATAAAAAACCTCGACAGAATGGTCGTCATCACCGTTGTAAAAGAGGGTGGCTTCACGATAAGGCAGAAGGGGAGCGAAAAGGTACTCTCTTCCGGCAGGGATGAAGTGAATATCTACTGCTCCTCCAGGCAGGATTTCGTTTTGACGATAGAGGCTTCGCGCAGGAGCGACATCTTCGTACTATGTATCGCCGACTTCTTCCTTAAAAGATATCTCAGTCTGAACAGAAATGAGCCGATAGATTTCCTCTATGAAAAGATCCAGGGGGAGATCGGTGCGGAACTGGTAGACAGCAAGCCGCTCGATGCACTCACCCTTCATATAATCGACAAGATCATCGATACCAGGCATCAGCAGAGGCTCCACAGCATCAAGTGCGAACACAGTGTCATAGAGTTCATGATACACCGCTTCTCCCTGATATGCCTGGTAGATGAAAATATAGATTCGGACGAGCTTGAAATTGCCCATGAGGCGCAAAAGTATCTACTGAACAACTTCGTTAAACCGCCGACGATACCGGAGCTTGCGCATATTTGCGCCACGAACGAAACGAAGCTGAAACGCGCATTCAAAAAGGTCTATAAAACGACTATAGGAGGCTACATAAGAAAACTGCGGCTGGAGAGGGCCAACCTTCTACTGAAAGACCGTATGATCTCCATAGGGGAGGTGGCCAGAGAGGTCGGCTACAATCATCAGGGCTATTTCGGCAGACTCTTTTTCGAAGCGTACGGTATCTATCCCAAGGATTTGAAGTAG
- a CDS encoding oxidoreductase, short chain dehydrogenase/reductase family: protein MAEVVLITGAASGMGKKTAELLAEEGYTVYGGTRDQSLADIKSDNVNAVYLDVTNNYSVKEAVETVIEKEGRIDVLVNNAGYGLLATVEDGTDKEMFDQFNVNVFGLLRATREVLPYMRKERRGVIINISSFLGKMGLPLLTHYNASKYAVEGIVDSLRFETLPFGIRVHSIQSGLFGTNFVKKGLVVNPDTVSEESPYKELVAHFAPIVANAINEGPEPLPVAQAVKSIIENEDADIFVPVGTEAETFVPMRRELDDKAFEKRVKETFGI from the coding sequence ATGGCAGAGGTGGTATTGATAACGGGAGCGGCTTCCGGGATGGGAAAGAAAACGGCTGAGCTGCTGGCAGAGGAGGGGTATACCGTATATGGCGGTACCAGAGATCAGAGCCTTGCGGATATAAAGAGCGATAATGTAAATGCGGTTTATCTGGATGTTACCAACAACTACTCCGTAAAAGAGGCGGTGGAAACCGTTATAGAAAAAGAGGGGAGAATAGATGTACTGGTTAACAATGCCGGGTACGGCCTTCTTGCAACAGTGGAGGATGGTACGGACAAGGAGATGTTCGACCAGTTCAATGTAAACGTGTTCGGCCTTCTTCGGGCAACCAGGGAGGTTCTTCCCTATATGAGAAAGGAGAGAAGAGGGGTCATAATAAACATTAGCTCCTTCCTCGGAAAAATGGGACTTCCGCTTCTTACGCACTACAATGCGAGCAAATATGCCGTAGAGGGTATAGTCGACTCTCTCAGGTTCGAGACTCTGCCGTTCGGCATCCGGGTCCACTCTATTCAGTCTGGGCTTTTCGGTACGAACTTCGTAAAAAAGGGGCTTGTCGTCAACCCCGATACCGTCAGCGAAGAGTCGCCCTACAAGGAGCTTGTTGCACACTTCGCTCCGATTGTCGCTAATGCGATAAACGAGGGGCCGGAACCGCTCCCCGTCGCACAGGCGGTAAAGAGTATAATAGAGAATGAAGATGCCGATATCTTCGTTCCGGTGGGTACGGAGGCGGAGACATTCGTACCGATGAGAAGAGAGTTGGACGATAAAGCTTTCGAAAAGAGGGTGAAAGAGACCTTCGGAATATAG
- a CDS encoding cytochrome c551 peroxidase, with amino-acid sequence MRTVISILLISFVIFAIYFKIGLIIPAGGEGEPEIRSEELRQRALSRGLAPVPKSWEEAKKIVENRKNPLTAKKIELGRALYFDPILSEDSTVSCASCHILEDGGDDNRPTAIGIGGQPNPFHLNSPTVLNAALAKRQFWDGRSPDVEDQAKGPIQAPFEMGMTPAEVVKRVKADSGYRSLFAEVFPEEGITFDTVTKAIAAFERTLLTRGAFDRFLEGDDDAISQKAKKGLYLFMRIGCKGCHTGMSVGGQSLQRFPLRRYNSILSPESYFINDERYFAGFRWQKVGSSEAYPFPDIGGFHGRNGQFLFRVPILRNVTRTAPYFHNGSVEKIEDAVRIMARHQLGLILSEGQIGEIVAFLKTLEGDPVGYEIR; translated from the coding sequence ATGAGAACCGTCATTTCGATACTTCTCATATCTTTCGTCATCTTCGCGATCTATTTCAAAATAGGGTTGATTATACCTGCCGGCGGAGAGGGGGAGCCGGAGATAAGAAGCGAAGAGCTCCGCCAGCGTGCACTCAGCCGCGGTCTCGCACCGGTTCCGAAGAGCTGGGAAGAGGCCAAAAAGATCGTTGAGAATCGGAAAAACCCGCTTACGGCGAAAAAGATAGAGCTTGGGAGGGCGCTATATTTCGACCCGATACTCTCCGAAGACTCCACTGTAAGCTGCGCCTCATGCCACATTCTGGAAGATGGAGGAGACGACAACCGCCCTACGGCGATAGGTATCGGCGGGCAGCCAAACCCTTTTCACCTCAACTCTCCGACCGTATTGAACGCCGCACTGGCGAAACGTCAGTTCTGGGACGGAAGAAGCCCGGATGTGGAAGATCAGGCCAAAGGGCCGATACAGGCGCCCTTCGAGATGGGAATGACGCCTGCGGAAGTCGTGAAGAGGGTAAAAGCCGACAGCGGCTACAGGAGCTTGTTCGCCGAGGTGTTTCCTGAAGAGGGGATAACCTTCGATACGGTTACAAAAGCGATAGCGGCCTTCGAGAGAACCCTTCTCACCCGCGGGGCATTCGACCGTTTCCTGGAGGGGGACGATGATGCGATATCGCAAAAAGCCAAAAAGGGGTTGTACCTTTTTATGAGGATAGGGTGCAAAGGTTGCCATACAGGCATGAGTGTCGGAGGGCAGAGCCTGCAGCGCTTTCCCCTCAGAAGATACAACTCCATACTCTCTCCGGAGTCCTATTTCATAAACGATGAGCGCTATTTTGCCGGGTTCAGATGGCAGAAGGTCGGCAGTAGCGAAGCATACCCTTTTCCGGATATAGGAGGGTTTCACGGCCGTAACGGGCAGTTCCTGTTCCGGGTTCCGATACTTCGCAACGTGACCAGGACGGCACCATACTTTCACAACGGTTCAGTGGAGAAGATCGAAGATGCTGTGCGCATCATGGCCCGCCATCAGCTCGGGCTTATCCTGAGTGAAGGACAGATCGGTGAGATAGTCGCCTTTTTGAAGACGCTCGAAGGCGATCCTGTGGGGTATGAAATAAGATGA
- a CDS encoding siroheme synthase / precorrin-2 oxidase / sirohydrochlorin ferrochelatase, with translation MAYFPAFIKLDGRKVLVVGGGYIAGEKLEKLLDFTDDITVIAPKIAKETRELIESGGLKLHERRYESGDLEGFDIVVVAVDDLKLQKEIYDECRSRHTLCNSVDSVDYCDFIFPSYMKKGDLTVAFSTSGISPSVAKYLRRAIERIIPDSISEFLEEMKHLRASLPKGRERMKMLDEKAKKYIENLFPKDRNVK, from the coding sequence TTGGCATATTTTCCGGCATTCATCAAACTCGACGGCAGAAAGGTGCTGGTAGTCGGCGGCGGATACATTGCCGGCGAAAAGCTGGAAAAACTGCTCGATTTCACCGACGATATAACAGTAATTGCCCCGAAGATAGCAAAAGAGACAAGAGAGCTGATAGAGTCAGGCGGCCTGAAACTGCATGAGCGCCGCTACGAAAGCGGTGATCTGGAGGGTTTCGATATCGTCGTCGTAGCCGTTGACGACCTGAAGCTGCAAAAAGAGATATACGATGAGTGCAGATCGCGCCACACTCTATGCAACAGTGTCGACTCCGTCGACTATTGCGACTTCATCTTCCCCTCCTATATGAAAAAGGGTGATCTTACGGTCGCTTTCTCCACATCCGGCATCTCGCCCTCCGTCGCGAAGTATCTTCGCCGGGCTATAGAGAGGATCATCCCCGACTCCATCTCGGAGTTCCTCGAAGAGATGAAACATCTTCGCGCTTCGCTGCCCAAAGGGAGAGAGCGGATGAAGATGCTGGACGAAAAAGCCAAAAAGTATATCGAAAATCTCTTTCCAAAGGATAGGAATGTTAAGTAA
- a CDS encoding heme biosynthesis protein related to NirD and NirG / heme biosynthesis protein related to NirL and NirH, producing MEKEFLTLIQKEFPLCRRPFMELAQKLGCGEDEVLSLYTRLKEEKIIRQTSAIFDTKSLGYRSSLVAFKTDNIEEAAAVINSHPGVSHNYERENPYNLWFTIAVAPDSKLGLEKTVELLAERTGCKEYIILPTKRMFKISVQLDLKGDRARKESRKKVKKEPMELEDIHYEMIKGLQKDILPQKEPFAHLVDSLGIDYETLAAETQRMKRAGLMRRFASILYHRKAGFTANAMVVWKVPEERAEEIGETVAAYSAVSHCYLRPVYPDWPYPLFSMVHGKSREEVEKVVSEMAEEIGVDEYRYLYSTREFKKVRINYFSNEFAEWEKRYNPNPEME from the coding sequence ATGGAAAAAGAGTTTCTAACACTGATACAGAAAGAGTTTCCCCTCTGCAGAAGACCCTTCATGGAGCTTGCGCAGAAGCTTGGATGCGGCGAAGATGAGGTTTTGAGTCTTTATACCAGACTTAAAGAAGAGAAGATAATACGCCAGACTTCCGCCATCTTCGATACGAAGAGTCTCGGGTACAGATCTTCGCTAGTAGCATTCAAAACCGACAATATAGAGGAAGCGGCAGCCGTCATCAACAGCCATCCCGGCGTAAGCCACAATTATGAAAGGGAGAACCCGTACAACCTCTGGTTTACAATTGCGGTGGCTCCAGACTCGAAGCTTGGGCTTGAAAAAACGGTGGAGCTTCTGGCGGAGCGGACCGGATGCAAAGAGTACATCATACTCCCTACGAAGAGAATGTTCAAGATATCGGTACAGCTCGATCTCAAGGGAGACAGGGCCAGGAAAGAGAGCCGCAAAAAGGTGAAAAAGGAGCCGATGGAGCTCGAAGATATCCATTATGAGATGATAAAGGGGCTTCAGAAAGATATTCTTCCGCAAAAAGAGCCTTTTGCGCATCTGGTCGACTCTCTCGGTATCGATTACGAAACTCTCGCAGCCGAGACGCAGAGAATGAAAAGGGCCGGTCTGATGAGGCGTTTCGCTTCGATTCTCTACCACAGAAAGGCCGGTTTCACCGCAAATGCGATGGTGGTCTGGAAGGTGCCGGAGGAGCGTGCCGAGGAGATAGGTGAAACCGTGGCCGCCTACAGTGCCGTGAGCCACTGCTATCTGCGCCCGGTATATCCCGACTGGCCCTATCCCCTCTTTTCCATGGTTCACGGGAAGAGCAGGGAGGAGGTCGAAAAGGTAGTATCGGAGATGGCCGAGGAGATAGGCGTGGATGAATACCGCTACCTATACTCGACCAGGGAGTTCAAAAAAGTCCGTATAAACTACTTCTCAAACGAGTTCGCCGAGTGGGAAAAGCGCTATAACCCAAATCCGGAAATGGAGTAG